Proteins from a single region of Haloterrigena turkmenica DSM 5511:
- a CDS encoding AAA family ATPase, with protein sequence MSESDSDGVSLTVRAAEKRDAGRGVARIPELARRQLGVLSGDTVVIDGQTATVAKMWPADPSVPENVIQIDGDTRANAGAHVGDTVTVRTKDTSTIAEAERVTLTPPPTLTDDQVAAAEREATKTLRNRPVRAGEQIRIEGVDQEPFRVTDTDPDGDVRITSTTTVRIVGGNTGASGGASRTGRSDGRNRDEGTSGSATDGTAATAPTEPTSGVTYEDIGGLDEELELVREMIELPLSEPELFRRLGVDPPSGVLLYGPPGTGKTLIARAVANEVDANFETVSGPEIMSKYKGESEERLREVFERAEENAPTIIFFDEIDSIAGQRDDDGDAENRIVGQLLTLMDGLDARGEVIVIGATNRVDTIDPALRRGGRFDREIQIGVPDAEGRREILEVHTRGMPLADDVSVDALARRTHGFVGADLDSVVSEAAMAAIRGRPTESDERAEWNREPTVHKRHFDEALASIEPSAMREYVAESPNTDFADVGGLEEAKQLLRESVEWPLTYDRLFEETNTQPPSGVLLHGPPGTGKTLLARALAGETDVNFVRVDGPEIVDRYVGESEKAIREVFERARQSAPSIVFFDEIDAITSARGEGNEVTERVVSQLLTELDGMRENPNLVVLAATNRKDQIDPALLRPGRLDTHVFVGEPDRKAREKILAVHTRGKPLADDVDVAELAGELEGYTGADLEALVRTASMQAIREVAGQYDPEDANERADEVVIERRHLEAARENGAPTR encoded by the coding sequence ATGAGCGAGTCGGATTCGGACGGCGTTTCGCTGACGGTTCGGGCCGCCGAAAAGCGAGACGCCGGGCGTGGCGTCGCACGGATCCCGGAGCTGGCGCGGCGCCAACTCGGCGTGTTGAGCGGTGATACGGTCGTCATCGACGGCCAGACGGCGACCGTCGCGAAGATGTGGCCGGCCGATCCGTCGGTTCCGGAAAACGTCATCCAGATCGACGGCGACACGCGCGCGAACGCCGGCGCCCACGTCGGCGATACGGTCACCGTTCGCACGAAGGATACGTCGACGATCGCCGAGGCCGAGCGCGTCACGCTGACGCCGCCGCCGACGCTGACGGACGACCAGGTAGCGGCCGCCGAACGCGAGGCGACCAAGACGCTCCGGAACCGGCCCGTGCGAGCCGGCGAACAGATCCGGATCGAGGGCGTCGATCAGGAGCCGTTCCGCGTCACCGATACCGACCCCGACGGCGACGTCCGTATCACGAGCACGACGACGGTCCGAATCGTGGGCGGCAACACAGGAGCAAGCGGCGGGGCCTCGAGGACCGGCCGGAGCGACGGACGAAATCGCGATGAGGGGACGAGCGGTTCGGCGACGGACGGTACGGCCGCGACCGCGCCAACGGAACCCACCTCCGGCGTCACCTACGAGGACATCGGCGGATTGGACGAGGAACTCGAGCTCGTCCGAGAGATGATTGAACTCCCGCTCTCCGAGCCCGAGCTGTTCCGCCGGCTCGGTGTCGATCCGCCCTCGGGCGTCCTCCTGTACGGCCCGCCGGGCACCGGGAAGACGCTGATCGCTCGCGCGGTCGCCAACGAGGTCGACGCCAACTTCGAGACGGTCTCCGGGCCGGAGATCATGTCGAAGTACAAGGGCGAGAGCGAGGAACGGCTCCGCGAAGTGTTCGAGCGCGCCGAGGAGAACGCGCCGACGATCATCTTCTTCGACGAGATCGACTCCATCGCCGGCCAGCGCGACGACGACGGCGACGCCGAAAACCGGATCGTCGGCCAACTGCTGACGCTGATGGACGGCCTCGACGCCCGCGGCGAGGTGATCGTCATCGGCGCGACTAACCGCGTCGACACGATCGATCCCGCGCTCCGGCGGGGCGGCCGCTTCGATCGCGAGATTCAGATCGGCGTTCCCGACGCGGAGGGTCGCCGGGAGATCCTCGAGGTCCACACCCGCGGGATGCCCCTGGCCGACGACGTCAGCGTCGACGCGCTCGCCCGTCGAACGCACGGGTTCGTCGGCGCGGACCTCGATTCGGTCGTCAGCGAGGCCGCGATGGCGGCGATCCGCGGGCGGCCGACCGAAAGCGACGAGCGAGCGGAATGGAATCGGGAACCGACGGTCCATAAGCGTCACTTCGACGAAGCGCTGGCCTCGATCGAACCCTCCGCGATGCGCGAGTACGTCGCCGAATCGCCGAACACCGACTTCGCGGACGTCGGCGGCTTAGAGGAGGCCAAACAGCTGCTTCGGGAGTCCGTCGAGTGGCCGCTGACCTACGACCGGCTGTTCGAGGAAACCAACACCCAGCCGCCGTCGGGCGTGCTCCTCCACGGGCCGCCGGGGACCGGAAAGACGTTGCTCGCACGTGCGCTCGCGGGCGAGACCGACGTCAACTTCGTCCGCGTCGACGGCCCCGAGATCGTCGACCGCTACGTCGGGGAATCGGAGAAGGCGATCCGCGAGGTGTTCGAGCGCGCCCGCCAATCTGCTCCGTCGATCGTCTTCTTCGACGAGATCGACGCCATCACGAGCGCCCGCGGCGAGGGCAACGAAGTCACCGAGCGAGTCGTCTCTCAGCTGCTGACGGAGCTCGACGGGATGCGCGAGAACCCCAACCTCGTCGTGCTGGCCGCGACGAATCGCAAGGACCAGATCGATCCCGCCCTGCTCCGTCCCGGCCGACTCGACACCCACGTCTTCGTCGGCGAACCCGACCGCAAGGCCCGCGAGAAGATCCTCGCGGTCCACACTCGCGGCAAGCCGCTGGCCGACGATGTCGACGTCGCGGAACTGGCAGGCGAACTCGAGGGCTACACCGGCGCGGATCTCGAGGCGCTCGTTCGAACGGCCTCGATGCAGGCGATCCGGGAGGTCGCCGGGCAGTACGACCCCGAGGACGCCAACGAACGCGCAGACGAGGTCGTCATCGAGCGCCGGCATCTCGAGGCGGCGCGAGAGAACGGCGCGCCGACGCGGTAG
- a CDS encoding helix-turn-helix domain-containing protein has translation MGLIAEFRLTSLDLPLTDTVAAVPGITVYIERILVVDPDRPAVLCRVVDDRDGEFGAALANDPTVAEQLPLDKSSGSTLYRIKLRDPPVPIYRKYVELGTTPLAGIVTVDGWWGRARFPDREALAEFRTFCVDRGASFQLERLTRESTADDPPFGLTREQYEALVAARDAGYFAVPRKASTEEIGERLGISGPSASERLRRGIDRLLENAL, from the coding sequence ATGGGACTCATCGCGGAGTTCCGGCTGACGTCGCTCGATCTCCCGCTGACGGACACGGTCGCGGCCGTCCCCGGGATCACGGTCTACATCGAACGCATCCTCGTCGTCGATCCCGACCGACCCGCCGTCCTCTGTCGGGTCGTCGACGACCGTGACGGCGAATTCGGCGCCGCGTTGGCCAACGACCCCACGGTTGCAGAGCAACTTCCACTGGACAAATCGAGCGGGAGCACACTCTACCGGATCAAACTGCGTGATCCGCCGGTCCCGATCTACCGGAAGTACGTCGAACTCGGCACCACGCCGCTGGCCGGCATCGTGACCGTCGACGGCTGGTGGGGACGCGCCCGATTCCCCGACCGCGAGGCGCTGGCCGAGTTCCGCACGTTCTGCGTCGATCGGGGCGCGTCCTTCCAGCTCGAGCGCCTCACCCGGGAATCGACGGCGGACGATCCACCCTTCGGCCTCACGCGGGAACAGTACGAGGCGCTCGTCGCCGCCCGAGATGCGGGCTACTTCGCGGTACCGCGGAAGGCCTCGACCGAGGAGATCGGCGAGCGACTGGGGATTTCGGGACCGTCGGCTTCCGAGCGTCTTCGCCGGGGAATCGATCGATTGCTCGAGAACGCGCTATAG
- a CDS encoding ribonucleotide-diphosphate reductase subunit beta, with amino-acid sequence MEMSRETQPGMRLDSSTRSHRYYRNAVEKHWDPHEIDLEADREGATDLPDPAFEGLKQSLALFGAGEESVTEDLAPLAVVLEDIEDQLFITTQLYEESKHTDFFDRYWREVIHAEEERRGQELSSPADEKWFNEPYDELFERNERAMVQLLEEDTPKNRAKAHCHYHLTIEGILAQTGYYGLTLAYGEQEPDLPDLPGLVEGLKLVRSDEGRHVGFGMAQLKSLVIDGEVDPDVLRDTVDELVPLVQDSLAGEGGASTEEGPGPSPSDLAEYAYTKHEQRMRQITTASAKIPDVEELTELDA; translated from the coding sequence ATGGAAATGTCACGCGAGACACAGCCCGGGATGCGACTTGATTCGTCGACGCGTTCCCATCGTTACTACCGGAACGCCGTCGAGAAGCACTGGGATCCCCACGAGATCGATCTCGAGGCGGACCGTGAGGGCGCCACCGACCTTCCGGACCCGGCGTTCGAGGGGCTGAAACAGTCGCTGGCGCTGTTCGGCGCCGGCGAAGAGTCGGTAACCGAGGATCTGGCGCCGCTGGCGGTCGTCCTCGAGGACATCGAGGACCAGCTGTTCATCACGACCCAGCTCTACGAGGAGTCGAAACACACCGACTTCTTCGACCGCTACTGGCGGGAGGTGATCCACGCGGAGGAGGAGCGCCGCGGCCAGGAGCTATCGTCGCCGGCCGACGAGAAGTGGTTCAACGAACCCTACGACGAGCTGTTCGAGCGCAACGAGCGGGCGATGGTCCAGCTGCTCGAGGAGGACACGCCCAAAAACCGCGCGAAGGCCCACTGTCACTACCACCTAACGATCGAGGGCATCCTCGCGCAGACGGGCTACTACGGGCTGACCCTCGCCTACGGGGAGCAAGAGCCCGATCTTCCCGATCTACCGGGGCTGGTCGAGGGGCTCAAACTGGTCCGCAGCGACGAGGGGCGCCACGTCGGCTTCGGGATGGCCCAGCTCAAGTCGCTCGTGATCGACGGCGAGGTCGACCCCGACGTGCTCCGTGACACGGTCGACGAACTGGTGCCGCTCGTCCAGGACAGCCTCGCCGGAGAGGGCGGGGCCAGCACCGAGGAAGGGCCCGGTCCGAGCCCGTCGGACCTCGCCGAGTACGCGTATACCAAACACGAACAGCGCATGCGACAGATCACGACCGCGAGCGCGAAGATTCCGGACGTCGAAGAACTGACCGAACTCGACGCCTAA
- a CDS encoding SHOCT domain-containing protein — translation MGSRHWLYFGGFVVSGILLVGVGLMALFDALSVLSGGATYSEEVLLLAMLGAAAEWVVIGLVLGLLALVFLAATVVSVLRDKSLPRSDRLVSIVERLEREYPILRQFDVSERVEPTTEDRRQELKEQYVAGDISEAEFEREMQRLLDDDDAADAQSRSGTHTSIEIDADEHRN, via the coding sequence ATGGGCTCTCGTCACTGGCTGTACTTTGGCGGCTTCGTCGTCAGCGGGATTCTACTGGTCGGCGTCGGATTGATGGCACTCTTCGACGCGCTCTCTGTGCTTTCCGGGGGCGCGACCTACAGCGAGGAGGTCCTCCTGCTGGCGATGCTCGGGGCGGCCGCTGAGTGGGTCGTGATCGGTCTCGTTCTCGGGCTACTCGCGCTCGTGTTTCTGGCCGCGACGGTCGTCTCCGTGCTCCGGGACAAATCGCTCCCTCGAAGCGATCGACTGGTGTCGATCGTCGAGCGCCTCGAGCGAGAGTACCCGATCCTGCGGCAGTTCGACGTCTCGGAGCGAGTCGAGCCGACGACCGAGGATCGCAGACAGGAACTCAAAGAGCAGTACGTCGCGGGCGACATCAGCGAGGCGGAGTTCGAGCGCGAGATGCAGCGACTGCTGGACGACGACGACGCCGCGGACGCGCAGTCGCGGTCGGGAACCCACACGAGCATCGAAATCGACGCCGACGAGCATCGAAACTGA
- a CDS encoding DUF7128 family protein, whose product MVLQTERDDATWWECETCGLLFDEKSDATEHENHCDDSDPSYIQ is encoded by the coding sequence ATGGTACTCCAGACGGAGCGCGACGACGCGACTTGGTGGGAGTGCGAGACCTGCGGGCTGCTGTTCGACGAGAAGTCGGACGCCACCGAACACGAGAACCACTGCGACGACTCCGACCCGTCGTACATCCAGTAA
- a CDS encoding DUF7508 domain-containing protein: MPLQKPWRDLNRDAVSSAPDRPGVYEFGDGSGTVQAVDHGVLRDELKTALAYGDADRVRWTETHTLEQARELAADHRDRLE; this comes from the coding sequence ATGCCGCTACAGAAACCCTGGCGGGACCTCAACCGGGACGCGGTCTCGAGCGCGCCCGATCGGCCCGGCGTCTACGAGTTCGGCGACGGGTCGGGGACGGTCCAGGCGGTCGACCACGGCGTCCTCCGCGACGAACTCAAGACGGCACTGGCCTACGGCGACGCCGACCGCGTGCGGTGGACCGAAACCCACACGCTCGAGCAAGCCCGCGAACTCGCTGCCGACCATCGCGACCGACTCGAGTAA
- a CDS encoding DUF5796 family protein — translation MSARNNVAPSTIAVDFVEGGVVVEYLDGRDVFYHGPPKPVEGAITTPPGKEVHVLVTDPDGVEGVMTYVNDRNTHDDILESTGVGRVMLERDDEEELFPGVTVATEGYSIRVEADLSAVDGRVFVFAEDEMSEHAYELVEHVDSSDGDVDGNDGTDTTDAETDDNGSGTNWG, via the coding sequence ATGAGCGCGCGCAACAACGTCGCACCCAGCACGATTGCCGTCGACTTCGTCGAGGGCGGCGTCGTCGTCGAATATCTCGACGGTCGGGACGTCTTCTATCACGGTCCACCGAAACCCGTCGAGGGAGCGATCACGACGCCGCCGGGGAAGGAAGTGCACGTCCTCGTGACCGACCCCGACGGCGTCGAGGGCGTCATGACCTACGTCAACGACCGCAACACCCACGACGACATCCTCGAGTCGACCGGCGTCGGCCGCGTGATGCTCGAGCGCGACGACGAGGAGGAGCTGTTCCCCGGCGTCACCGTCGCCACGGAGGGCTACTCGATCCGCGTCGAGGCCGACCTCTCGGCGGTCGACGGCCGCGTGTTCGTCTTCGCCGAGGACGAGATGAGCGAACACGCCTACGAACTCGTCGAACACGTCGACTCGAGCGACGGAGACGTGGACGGAAACGACGGTACGGATACTACCGACGCCGAGACCGATGATAACGGCTCCGGCACGAACTGGGGCTAA
- a CDS encoding shikimate kinase: MDGRAVAPAAGTVLNALATGTGSAFAIDLETTATVELTDDGEIDAEITGQPDADTTLIKRCVAMTLAEHADAAGLDASTVGARVRTDSEVPMAAGLKSSSAAANATVLATLDALEIADTVDRIDACRLGVRAARDAGVTATGAFDDASASMLGGVTVTDNTTDELLARETVDWDALVYTPPEQSFSADADISACERVAPMADLVAELALDGRYGEAMTVNGFAFSAALEFPTGPMVDVMPDVAGVSLSGTGPSYVAVGERSTLEAVRDRWDDRDGTTRLLTTRTDGTQTT; the protein is encoded by the coding sequence ATGGACGGCCGCGCCGTCGCCCCAGCAGCCGGAACGGTTCTCAACGCGCTTGCGACCGGGACCGGCTCGGCGTTTGCGATCGACCTCGAGACGACAGCTACCGTCGAACTCACCGATGACGGCGAGATCGACGCCGAAATCACCGGGCAGCCCGACGCCGACACGACGCTCATCAAGCGCTGCGTCGCGATGACGCTCGCCGAGCACGCCGACGCGGCGGGCCTTGACGCATCGACCGTCGGCGCTCGAGTTCGAACGGACAGCGAGGTGCCGATGGCCGCGGGGCTGAAGAGTTCCAGCGCCGCGGCGAACGCGACCGTGCTCGCGACGCTCGACGCCCTCGAGATCGCCGACACGGTCGACCGGATCGACGCCTGTCGCCTGGGCGTCCGCGCGGCCCGCGACGCCGGCGTCACCGCGACGGGCGCCTTCGACGACGCCAGCGCGAGCATGCTCGGCGGCGTCACCGTCACCGACAACACGACCGACGAACTGCTCGCCCGAGAGACGGTCGACTGGGACGCGCTCGTCTACACGCCACCCGAGCAGTCCTTCAGCGCCGATGCCGATATCTCGGCCTGCGAGCGCGTCGCGCCGATGGCCGACCTCGTCGCGGAACTCGCTCTCGACGGTCGCTACGGCGAGGCCATGACCGTCAACGGCTTCGCCTTCTCGGCCGCCCTCGAGTTCCCGACGGGACCGATGGTCGACGTCATGCCCGACGTTGCGGGCGTCTCGCTGTCGGGGACGGGACCGAGCTACGTCGCCGTCGGCGAGCGATCGACGCTCGAGGCGGTCCGAGACCGGTGGGACGACCGAGACGGAACGACACGATTACTGACGACGCGAACGGACGGAACACAAACGACATGA
- a CDS encoding chorismate mutase produces MTRNSETATDGGTENRIPDEMSLDELREEIQTIDREIVELIAQRTYVADTIAQVKDEQGLPTTDEKQEQQVMERAGENAEQFDVDANLVKAIFRLLIELNKVEQRENR; encoded by the coding sequence ATGACTCGCAACTCCGAGACAGCCACGGACGGTGGGACAGAGAACCGAATCCCTGACGAGATGAGCCTCGACGAACTGCGCGAGGAGATCCAGACGATCGACCGCGAGATCGTCGAGTTGATCGCCCAGCGCACCTACGTCGCCGACACCATCGCCCAGGTCAAAGACGAACAGGGCCTGCCGACAACCGACGAGAAACAGGAACAGCAGGTGATGGAGCGGGCCGGCGAGAACGCCGAACAGTTCGACGTCGACGCCAACCTCGTGAAGGCGATCTTCCGACTGCTCATCGAACTGAACAAGGTCGAACAGCGAGAGAACCGGTAG
- a CDS encoding class I SAM-dependent methyltransferase — MAKRERETAGWQLEQSAPEAYERYLVPAMFAPWAERLIDEVDLESDDRVLDVGCGTGIVARRVADRVGGAGTVVGLDINEKMLEVAETTAAESRLEVEWRHGDATDLPFSDGTFDVVLCQQALQFVTEPPTAFQEMHRVLSPGGRIAVSVWRPLEYNPGYVKLAKALESHVGDDAEAMMRSPFPEWNGDDLGTLARDAGFDKWSLTIEIGSMRYPSVEEFVRREAASSPLSEPLGNVESEVRETLVEEVRSALEDYTDDEGVVFPMESYFLVTQQ, encoded by the coding sequence ATGGCTAAACGAGAACGCGAAACGGCTGGATGGCAACTTGAACAGAGTGCCCCTGAAGCATACGAGCGGTATCTCGTTCCCGCCATGTTCGCGCCGTGGGCCGAGCGACTTATCGACGAAGTCGACTTAGAGAGCGATGACAGGGTTCTGGACGTGGGTTGTGGCACCGGCATCGTGGCACGACGTGTTGCCGACCGAGTAGGTGGCGCGGGAACCGTGGTGGGTCTGGACATCAATGAGAAGATGTTGGAAGTCGCCGAGACGACCGCTGCGGAGAGCCGACTGGAGGTCGAATGGCGACACGGAGACGCAACCGATCTTCCGTTTTCCGACGGAACCTTCGATGTCGTCCTTTGTCAACAGGCGCTCCAGTTCGTTACTGAACCCCCAACCGCGTTTCAGGAAATGCACCGCGTGTTGAGTCCGGGCGGGCGCATCGCGGTGAGCGTCTGGCGTCCGCTTGAGTACAATCCCGGATACGTCAAACTCGCCAAAGCGCTAGAGAGCCACGTCGGTGACGACGCCGAGGCAATGATGCGCTCGCCGTTCCCTGAATGGAACGGGGACGACCTCGGTACTCTCGCACGGGACGCGGGGTTCGATAAATGGTCGCTCACCATCGAAATCGGCTCAATGCGCTATCCCTCGGTAGAGGAGTTCGTTCGCCGAGAGGCGGCTAGCTCACCGCTATCGGAGCCACTCGGAAACGTCGAATCGGAAGTCCGAGAAACTCTGGTTGAAGAAGTCAGGAGTGCGCTGGAGGATTACACCGACGATGAAGGTGTCGTCTTTCCGATGGAATCGTATTTCCTTGTCACACAGCAGTGA
- a CDS encoding alpha/beta fold hydrolase — translation MAEATPPDTGEEMETVTSADGTEIAFERTGSGPPLVLVHGSVCDHRFWELSDVRATFADHCTVYAMDCRGVGESGDVAERSSAGQPEASASGDADEYDLEREFEDVATVVEAIDEPVTLLGHSSGALLSLEAALRTDNLHKLILYEPPITFDDYELDSDEVLAEMERLLDDGENEQVLVLFLQEIAQSTPKEIDAQRSAPDWQDLVDAAHVWPRSLSAVGEYEFDAARFADMTTPTLLLSGSESPPFLKDATGPIHDALPNSRISTFDGHAHEAMLTATDRFTEEVLAFIR, via the coding sequence ATGGCAGAAGCAACGCCACCAGACACGGGAGAGGAGATGGAAACAGTCACGTCCGCAGACGGGACTGAGATTGCCTTCGAACGGACGGGGAGCGGGCCACCGCTCGTGCTCGTTCACGGAAGTGTCTGTGACCACAGGTTCTGGGAGTTATCCGACGTCCGTGCCACCTTCGCGGACCACTGCACGGTCTATGCGATGGATTGTCGTGGTGTCGGTGAGAGCGGCGACGTCGCCGAGCGAAGCTCGGCTGGCCAACCGGAAGCATCCGCTTCCGGTGACGCCGACGAGTATGATCTGGAACGGGAGTTCGAGGACGTGGCTACGGTCGTTGAGGCGATCGACGAACCTGTAACTCTCCTTGGGCACTCATCGGGAGCACTCTTATCGCTTGAAGCGGCCCTGCGAACCGATAACCTACATAAACTCATCCTGTACGAGCCACCCATTACGTTCGACGATTACGAACTCGACTCCGATGAGGTGCTCGCGGAAATGGAACGGCTGCTGGACGACGGTGAAAACGAACAGGTGCTCGTTCTGTTCCTGCAAGAGATCGCCCAATCCACGCCGAAGGAAATCGACGCGCAACGCTCGGCCCCGGACTGGCAGGACCTCGTGGACGCGGCACATGTCTGGCCCCGCAGCTTATCAGCGGTCGGCGAGTACGAGTTCGATGCAGCCCGGTTCGCCGACATGACGACGCCGACGTTGCTGTTGTCCGGCAGCGAGAGCCCTCCGTTCTTGAAAGATGCGACGGGCCCGATTCACGACGCGCTCCCGAACAGCCGGATCAGTACCTTCGATGGGCACGCACACGAGGCGATGCTCACCGCGACAGACCGCTTCACGGAAGAAGTACTCGCATTCATCCGGTGA
- a CDS encoding dicarboxylate/amino acid:cation symporter has product MVTKSIRRGWNRYRSVPIVYRIGAAFVLGSVVGLVVGEPATVLEPLGELFVRLLSMIVVPIIIFTLLMGIKQLSPTSLGKIGGQVVAIYMLTTVIAITIGLTVANLIDPGAGLTLSNAEFEAEEAPSFGEVFLGIVPENPIDAMASGDILATIFFVIVFGLALVLLRERTTDESVRNGVETFFDLAEAGSEALFTLVWGIMEYGVLGIFALMAVAFAEAGVDVFTTFAMLALTLVLGVAIHITVVYLGVMILLLTRQSPIAFLAGIKDALVTALSISSSSATLPVSMSNADENLHVNEGIYSFSLPLGATINMDGTSMYLGIVAVFAANVVGASLTLVEQLTVVSIAVLAGIGTAGVPSAGLILMTLVLTQVGLPVEVVGFIAGIDPLLDRLRTMTNVTGDLAVATLVGHLNGGVDFSSGSWSSETGPVPSDD; this is encoded by the coding sequence ATGGTAACAAAATCCATCCGTCGGGGCTGGAACCGGTATCGTTCGGTACCAATCGTCTACCGCATCGGCGCAGCGTTCGTCCTCGGGTCGGTAGTCGGCCTCGTCGTCGGCGAACCGGCGACCGTGCTCGAGCCGCTCGGCGAGCTGTTCGTTCGATTGCTGAGCATGATCGTCGTCCCCATCATCATCTTCACGCTGTTGATGGGGATCAAGCAACTCTCTCCGACGTCGCTCGGCAAGATCGGCGGGCAGGTCGTCGCGATCTACATGCTCACCACGGTGATCGCGATCACGATCGGGCTAACCGTCGCGAACCTCATCGACCCCGGGGCGGGCCTGACGTTGTCGAACGCGGAGTTCGAAGCCGAAGAGGCGCCGAGCTTCGGCGAGGTCTTTCTCGGAATCGTCCCGGAGAACCCCATCGACGCGATGGCGTCCGGCGATATCCTGGCGACGATTTTCTTCGTGATCGTCTTCGGACTCGCGCTCGTTCTCCTCCGCGAACGCACCACCGACGAGAGCGTCAGAAACGGCGTCGAGACGTTCTTCGATCTCGCCGAAGCGGGCTCGGAGGCGCTGTTCACGCTCGTCTGGGGGATCATGGAGTACGGCGTGCTCGGCATCTTCGCGCTCATGGCCGTCGCGTTCGCCGAGGCCGGCGTCGACGTCTTCACCACCTTCGCGATGCTGGCGCTGACGCTGGTCCTCGGCGTCGCGATCCACATCACCGTCGTCTACCTCGGCGTGATGATCCTGCTGTTGACCCGGCAGTCGCCGATCGCTTTCCTCGCCGGAATCAAGGACGCGCTAGTGACGGCGCTGAGCATCAGCTCCTCGAGTGCGACGCTGCCGGTGTCGATGTCGAACGCCGACGAGAACCTCCACGTTAACGAGGGAATCTACAGCTTTTCGCTCCCGCTGGGCGCGACGATCAACATGGACGGAACGAGCATGTACCTGGGTATCGTCGCCGTCTTCGCCGCGAACGTCGTCGGCGCCTCGTTGACGCTCGTCGAACAACTCACCGTCGTCTCGATCGCCGTCCTCGCGGGGATCGGAACCGCGGGCGTCCCGAGTGCGGGCCTGATCCTGATGACGCTCGTCCTGACACAGGTCGGACTCCCCGTCGAGGTCGTCGGCTTCATCGCCGGGATCGATCCGCTGCTCGACCGTCTGCGAACGATGACCAACGTCACCGGCGACCTGGCCGTCGCGACGCTCGTCGGTCATCTGAACGGCGGGGTCGACTTCTCGAGTGGCTCGTGGAGTAGCGAGACGGGGCCGGTACCGAGTGACGATTAG